A stretch of DNA from Deltaproteobacteria bacterium:
GCGCCACCTCTCGCGCACGGCGCTGCTGATTCATCTGCTCGACATCAGCGGACTGAGCGGCCGCGATCCGCTGGCGGACTTCGACGTAATCAACCACGAGCTGGCGTGCTTCGATCCCGAGCTGGCCGCCAAGCCGCAGATCGTCACCGCCAACAAAATCGATCTTAGCGAAGCCCGCGAGCGCTTGCCCGAGGTGCGCGCCCGCTTCGCCGCACGCAACATTGAACTGCATGTGATCTCAGCCGCCACCGGCGCGGGGGTGCGCGAGTTGATGCAGCTGGCCGGCCAGCACGTTCAACGCCAGCGCGCGGCGGCAGCCGCCGAGACCGGAGCCGTCCAGCCATGAGTTCGCAGCTGCAACACAAAGCCAAGCTGCTGAACAACCTGCGCCGGGTGGTGGTGAAGATCGGCAGCAGTCTGCTGTCGGACGGCCTGCGCATCGAGCGCGGTCGGGTCGAGGCGCTGGTCGCCGACCTGTGTGCGCTGCACGATCGCCCGCTCGACCTGATCGTCGTCAGCTCCGGCGCGATCGCCTCCGGCGTCGCGCGCATGGGGTTGAAGACCAAGCCGAAGACTATTCCCGAACGGCAGGCGGCGGCGGCGGTGGGTCAGATCAGCCTGATGGCGACCTACGAACAGTTCTTCGCCACGCGGGGCAAGCTGGTCGGGCAGATTCTGCTCACCGGCGACGACCTGGCCGACCGCAAGCGCTACCTTAACGCGCGGCGCACGATTGAAACCTTACTGGCGGCGCGCGTGGTGCCGGTGGCGAACGAGAACGACACCGTCGCGGTCGAGGAAATCAAGCTGGGTGAGAACGACAACCTCTCGGCCCTGATTGCCACGCTCGTGGATGCCGACTTGCTCATCATTCTCAGCGACGTCGAGGGGCTGTACACCCGCGATCCGCACCTGCATCAGGACGCTCGCTTGATTGAGCTGGTGGAAAAGAGTGCCGGCGGCGTTCTGCACTTTGCCGGCGATGCGGCCGGCCCGGTGGGCACCGGGGGCATGGCGTCGAAGATCAACGCCGCCATCAAGGCCTCGCGCGCCGGCATCCCTACGCTGATCGCTAACGGCACGCGCCCGCAGGTATTGCGCGCCATCGTCGCTCCGGAAACCAGCGTCGGCACTTTGATCCTGGCACAGGGCGATCGGCTGACGCGGCGCAAGCACTGGATCGCGTACACCCTCAGGCCGCGCGGCACGCTGGTGGTCGACGAGGGCGCACGGGCCGCCATCAGCCAACGCGGGCGCAGCCTGCTGCCCAAGGGTGTGCGCGCGGTGCGCGGTGACTTCGGCGTCGGCGCCTGCGTGCGTTGCCTGGACGCCGAAGGCGTCGAGTTTGCCCGCGGCCTGGTGAACTACGCGGCCGCCGAGTTGGAGAAGATCGCCGGCCTGCACTCCAGCGGCATTGAGGCCGCACTCGGCTACAAGACCACCGACGAGGTCATTCACCGCGACGACTTGGTGCTGATCGAGTGAGGCGCCCGCTCACCGGCCAACTTGCCGCGGATTGATCGGCTGGCCGTGGGAGAACTCGACCAAGTTGCCGTCGGGATCGCACAGCAAGCAGAAGTAGCCGACGATCGGCCCGGCATCGCGCGGCGCCTGCGCCAACACCCCGGCGACGGCGGCTCGGGCGGCCATCGCATCGACCGCGGCGCGCGAGGGCAGGTCGTAGCCGAAGTGCGCAAACGGCGCCGGCTGTGCCGCCGGTGCCGGCGCGATGCCGATGGCGACGATGACAAAATCGGGTTCGCTCGGGCGCTCGCTCAGCCAAACCACCCGCACGCCCTCATCGGTGCGGTCATGCACCACGTGCAAGCCGACGTAGTCGCGGTAGAACTCGACCGTGGCGGCCACCTCGCGCACGAACAGCGCGACGTGGGTCAGATGCGGCGGCATCGGGCGCACGCTCACGCCGGCTGGCGCACCGCCGCGTGGCGGCTGTGGCCCAGCCCTTGTGTCCAGTCGATGATACGGATGCGCTGCGGCTCCAGCTTGGCGATCAGCAGTCGCTGGTCCGCCCACACGTCCGCCAGCTGCGGGAACTTCTGCGTCAGCAGATGCTGCCCGAGCACGGTTTCGTCCCCGGCGACAATCGAAGCGTCGCCCAGCAACTCGACGCCGTGCATCGGAATCTGAAACCCGTCGTCGACCACCACCGACACCTGCGGGCGGGCGGCGATCGCCCGGTGCTTCTCGCTGTCCCGGAAGACGAAAAAGTACACGCTCAGCGGCTCGGCCAAAGCGTAGCAAGTGGTGGCCGCGCGCACCTCGCCTTGGAACTCGTAGGACAGCACCATCGAGCGGTGCGTGGCCAGGTAGGCTTCGACTTCGTCTTGCATCCGTCCACCCCCGGAACGTTCGGCCGCATCATGGCGCGGCGGCGTCGGGCTGGCAATGGGCGGCAAGCCGCCGGGCGAAGTAGGCCGCCACCGGCTCGGCGGTGCCGGCGGCCACCGCCTTGCG
This window harbors:
- the proB gene encoding glutamate 5-kinase → MSSQLQHKAKLLNNLRRVVVKIGSSLLSDGLRIERGRVEALVADLCALHDRPLDLIVVSSGAIASGVARMGLKTKPKTIPERQAAAAVGQISLMATYEQFFATRGKLVGQILLTGDDLADRKRYLNARRTIETLLAARVVPVANENDTVAVEEIKLGENDNLSALIATLVDADLLIILSDVEGLYTRDPHLHQDARLIELVEKSAGGVLHFAGDAAGPVGTGGMASKINAAIKASRAGIPTLIANGTRPQVLRAIVAPETSVGTLILAQGDRLTRRKHWIAYTLRPRGTLVVDEGARAAISQRGRSLLPKGVRAVRGDFGVGACVRCLDAEGVEFARGLVNYAAAELEKIAGLHSSGIEAALGYKTTDEVIHRDDLVLIE
- a CDS encoding VOC family protein, encoding MPPHLTHVALFVREVAATVEFYRDYVGLHVVHDRTDEGVRVVWLSERPSEPDFVIVAIGIAPAPAAQPAPFAHFGYDLPSRAAVDAMAARAAVAGVLAQAPRDAGPIVGYFCLLCDPDGNLVEFSHGQPINPRQVGR
- a CDS encoding pyridoxamine 5'-phosphate oxidase family protein; amino-acid sequence: MQDEVEAYLATHRSMVLSYEFQGEVRAATTCYALAEPLSVYFFVFRDSEKHRAIAARPQVSVVVDDGFQIPMHGVELLGDASIVAGDETVLGQHLLTQKFPQLADVWADQRLLIAKLEPQRIRIIDWTQGLGHSRHAAVRQPA